A DNA window from Bdellovibrio sp. BCCA contains the following coding sequences:
- a CDS encoding SAM-dependent methyltransferase, whose translation MIAYLATEQFLPELLEELKNVKSVHGSLVLTDGPLQNSVWAQNIWLNPEIISFESISQAAKALKGLGKLWAPYTFENHRRAQLIQDQLPKLKPRVMEFLGPLPEDNLGAWTLIDKNTLIASSKTNSPFPLGEVQFHEDKKNPPSRAYLKLWELFTVYGIRPEAGQRVVDFGSCPGGWTWVLQKMGCEVVSIDRAPLEPHIAKLPRIHFMKTNAFTVKPEDIGAIDWFYSDIICYPEKLFELVQMWQSSGLCSNFVCTIKFQGKTDFATLKKFQSMENARIQHLHHNKHEVTVWIKTSSP comes from the coding sequence GTGATCGCTTATCTTGCAACTGAACAATTTCTACCAGAGCTTCTTGAAGAACTTAAAAATGTGAAGTCCGTTCATGGAAGCCTGGTTCTTACTGATGGGCCCTTGCAGAACTCTGTATGGGCCCAAAATATTTGGCTTAACCCCGAAATCATTTCTTTTGAATCTATCAGCCAAGCCGCAAAAGCTTTAAAGGGTCTCGGAAAACTCTGGGCGCCCTACACTTTTGAAAATCATCGTCGCGCGCAGCTGATTCAAGATCAACTTCCTAAGCTCAAACCCCGTGTGATGGAGTTTTTAGGACCTCTTCCTGAAGACAATCTGGGCGCTTGGACTTTGATTGATAAAAATACTTTGATTGCCTCCAGCAAAACCAACTCGCCTTTTCCTTTGGGAGAAGTGCAGTTCCATGAAGACAAAAAGAATCCTCCTTCGCGCGCTTACCTGAAACTGTGGGAGCTTTTTACAGTCTATGGCATTCGTCCTGAGGCCGGGCAAAGAGTTGTCGACTTCGGAAGCTGTCCTGGAGGATGGACGTGGGTATTGCAAAAAATGGGATGTGAGGTCGTGAGCATTGATCGTGCTCCCCTAGAGCCGCACATTGCTAAACTCCCCCGCATTCATTTTATGAAGACTAATGCCTTCACGGTGAAACCCGAGGACATTGGGGCCATTGATTGGTTTTATTCCGATATCATCTGTTATCCAGAAAAACTTTTTGAGCTGGTGCAGATGTGGCAGAGTTCAGGACTTTGCTCAAACTTCGTTTGCACGATAAAATTCCAAGGTAAGACGGACTTTGCGACACTTAAAAAGTTTCAGTCGATGGAAAATGCTCGGATACAACATCTGCATCACAACAAGCACGAGGTCACGGTATGGATAAAGACATCTTCGCCCTGA
- a CDS encoding MarR family winged helix-turn-helix transcriptional regulator, which produces MAKLFFTEIPTREELQENAALLYPELDHLTLYSHILLRKVTTDLEINLDSFFSRFSLSSGRFTLMMLLQKTPGGLMPSELAQKVGVTQATISGLINSLEKAELVKRMTHEKDGRSFVIRLTEKGERLCNEIVPLYHERISHFWSAFNEGEKHTLNNFMERIIKSIHKIGEK; this is translated from the coding sequence ATGGCGAAGCTCTTCTTTACCGAGATTCCAACTCGTGAAGAACTCCAAGAGAATGCAGCCCTTCTGTATCCTGAGTTAGATCACCTCACTTTGTACTCACACATTTTGTTGAGAAAAGTCACAACGGATCTGGAAATCAATCTCGATAGTTTCTTCTCGCGCTTTAGCCTGTCTTCAGGACGCTTCACTTTGATGATGTTGTTGCAGAAGACTCCAGGAGGTTTGATGCCTTCTGAATTGGCGCAAAAAGTAGGCGTCACGCAGGCGACGATTTCGGGACTGATCAACAGTTTGGAAAAGGCCGAGTTGGTAAAAAGAATGACTCACGAAAAAGACGGTCGTTCTTTTGTGATTCGTTTAACAGAAAAAGGCGAGCGTCTTTGCAATGAGATCGTGCCTCTTTACCATGAGCGCATCAGTCACTTCTGGTCCGCATTCAACGAAGGTGAAAAACACACATTGAATAACTTCATGGAAAGAATAATTAAAAGCATTCACAAAATTGGCGAAAAATAA
- a CDS encoding GlcG/HbpS family heme-binding protein translates to MKHLSVFAVSSLFALNSFAAGVLTQKNISLELAQMAADAAVENCLRSGYQVTATVVDFAGDVKVSVRADGAGPHTIDASRRKAYTSASAKNATSAMLATSQTNPTAQNLGQIDGFLLLGGGLPIRSGNAVIGAIGVGGAPGGPLDEVCAQAGIDKIKDKLNP, encoded by the coding sequence ATGAAGCACTTATCTGTTTTCGCTGTTTCCTCTCTTTTTGCTTTGAACTCTTTTGCAGCGGGAGTTCTGACTCAAAAAAATATTTCTTTGGAACTTGCACAGATGGCGGCCGATGCAGCAGTGGAAAACTGTTTGCGTTCGGGTTATCAGGTCACAGCCACAGTGGTGGATTTTGCCGGTGATGTGAAAGTCTCTGTGCGTGCGGACGGTGCTGGCCCCCACACCATCGATGCAAGCCGACGCAAAGCTTATACTTCGGCCTCCGCAAAAAATGCGACGTCAGCAATGCTTGCGACTTCGCAAACAAATCCCACGGCACAAAACCTCGGACAGATTGATGGCTTCTTGCTTTTGGGCGGCGGACTTCCCATTCGCTCTGGAAACGCAGTTATTGGCGCCATTGGCGTGGGCGGTGCGCCGGGCGGACCTCTTGATGAAGTCTGTGCTCAAGCGGGTATTGATAAAATTAAAGACAAGTTAAACCCTTAG
- the map gene encoding type I methionyl aminopeptidase, producing MIVKTEADLEGLKKIGKVVANCLQYMARKMEPGMTTRELDELGGKFLEMHGARSGPKLTYNFPGYNCISLNHEVAHGVPSDKVIQKGDLINIDVSAELGGYYADNGGSFIVPPVNKDYQRLLDVTRQALDAAIAAVKAKELINVIGYNIEKVAHANGYTVIENLGSHGVGRGLHEEPKFIAGYYDKNDNRKLKEGQVITIEPFVSTGARFVDEEPDNWTLVAGKNHRTAQFEHTMVVLKDRALIMTIPDPV from the coding sequence ATGATCGTAAAGACGGAAGCAGACTTAGAAGGTCTAAAAAAGATTGGCAAAGTTGTCGCGAACTGTTTGCAGTACATGGCTCGAAAAATGGAGCCCGGCATGACAACGCGCGAGCTTGATGAACTGGGTGGCAAGTTTTTAGAAATGCACGGCGCCCGTTCCGGACCGAAACTCACTTATAATTTTCCAGGCTATAATTGCATCAGTCTTAATCACGAAGTCGCGCACGGTGTGCCGTCAGACAAAGTGATTCAAAAAGGGGACTTGATCAATATCGACGTGTCGGCAGAACTTGGTGGTTATTATGCTGATAACGGAGGATCTTTTATTGTTCCTCCGGTGAACAAAGACTATCAACGCTTGCTCGACGTCACTCGACAGGCCTTGGATGCGGCGATTGCGGCAGTGAAAGCCAAAGAGCTTATCAACGTCATTGGTTACAACATCGAAAAAGTGGCCCATGCAAATGGTTACACTGTGATTGAAAACTTAGGAAGTCACGGTGTGGGTCGCGGACTTCACGAAGAACCAAAATTTATTGCCGGTTATTACGACAAAAATGACAACCGCAAACTCAAAGAAGGACAAGTCATCACGATTGAGCCTTTTGTTTCGACAGGCGCTCGCTTTGTCGATGAGGAGCCTGACAATTGGACATTGGTTGCCGGAAAAAATCATAGAACTGCTCAGTTTGAGCATACGATGGTTGTGTTGAAAGACCGCGCGCTGATCATGACAATTCCTGATCCTGTTTAA
- a CDS encoding NAD(P)H-hydrate dehydratase has translation MQKSTAPTFIFKKQSARKLLPAVSPSDNKASRGRSLLLAGSAEYPGAGILAAKAAQRMGSGYVTLAQKNIPAALLENPDFLLCDLNKKSWRDVPSDAVLIGPGFGVNDFTASVIQELKEKKIERVVLDADALTVCAKKNLFPLLPTWIVTPHSGELARCLKISSEEIQKDRVAAIEKAQALFQCVVLLKGHGTLIANQKRIYKIASGNSALAKAGTGDVLAGVITALRAQGLSPMRAALLGAYVHGATANLWKANKRDLLSMTASDVLDYLPKVLFILRRGA, from the coding sequence ATGCAAAAATCCACTGCTCCCACATTTATCTTTAAGAAACAGAGCGCTCGGAAACTTTTACCGGCTGTTTCACCTTCGGATAACAAAGCATCACGTGGACGAAGCCTGCTTTTAGCGGGAAGTGCTGAGTATCCGGGCGCGGGGATTCTTGCCGCCAAAGCCGCGCAAAGAATGGGGAGCGGGTATGTAACACTCGCACAGAAAAATATTCCGGCAGCATTGTTAGAAAATCCGGATTTTTTATTGTGCGACCTCAACAAAAAATCCTGGAGGGACGTGCCAAGTGATGCCGTTTTGATCGGTCCCGGTTTTGGGGTGAATGATTTTACGGCGTCCGTGATTCAGGAACTTAAAGAGAAAAAAATCGAGCGCGTGGTTTTAGATGCTGACGCTCTGACAGTGTGTGCAAAGAAAAATCTTTTTCCACTTTTGCCGACGTGGATTGTGACGCCTCATTCAGGAGAACTGGCTCGTTGCTTAAAAATCTCTTCAGAAGAAATTCAAAAAGACCGTGTGGCGGCTATCGAAAAAGCGCAGGCTCTTTTTCAGTGTGTGGTTTTGTTGAAAGGTCACGGCACCTTGATCGCTAATCAAAAAAGAATTTATAAAATCGCTTCCGGAAACTCGGCTCTGGCTAAGGCGGGAACCGGGGATGTTTTGGCGGGGGTTATCACGGCTTTAAGGGCGCAAGGCTTATCCCCCATGCGGGCCGCTCTTTTGGGAGCCTATGTGCATGGCGCGACGGCCAATCTGTGGAAAGCAAATAAACGCGATCTCCTGTCGATGACGGCCTCGGATGTCCTGGATTACCTCCCTAAGGTGCTCTTTATTCTTCGACGCGGGGCTTGA
- a CDS encoding SGNH/GDSL hydrolase family protein, with protein MEVKTLSPKDDDLSQVPPTNNKTCNPLKKFIYTQTNAIPLQCSNGSNDVVLFDVQVPANGRAFARATFNIFNFASAGDPLLGVHSWAGFGSTGDTSFSQRIGGGAGQTICPAQSLQSQQILSYGMLNANSKTVRMQVHQYTSLNCTHGSLIIQPGAQLEVWVEDPDCPGSSLITASYFRDVRSKFGVETPFALTTAAQDVVAANITTTETKNALVYGQMEASLPTTTNRCGSQYETASSVIGFNGTYQSASVGAWPASGGETHIALYPAASLNLPAGTHRIHLAAAVNQSVNSGQAKAGLDHSADTILGVILNPSSAVVSGTTQLGRIHKIMALGDSITLGYEDTSEATRLGANGGYRYFLYHHLTNRGFKFNFVGSGSAGPSDLLQKSHEGHSGWKISDILAGVQQYGWVRTTQPDVILLHIGTNDFFQNYDLQNTPGRLSSLLDQLHADAPQAKIVVAKIVPMPVYQQYNAYVADYNNSIGLVVAQKQALGRAVYVVDMNSALSNAVNSQDFCADQAHPNTQGYAKMANVWLAALIQLLL; from the coding sequence TTGGAAGTAAAGACCCTATCTCCAAAGGATGATGATCTTTCCCAGGTTCCTCCAACAAATAATAAAACTTGCAACCCACTTAAAAAATTTATCTATACACAGACCAACGCTATTCCGCTTCAATGCTCTAACGGTAGCAATGACGTAGTCCTTTTCGATGTACAAGTTCCCGCCAACGGACGTGCGTTTGCCAGAGCTACGTTTAATATCTTCAACTTTGCTTCTGCAGGTGATCCCTTATTGGGTGTACACTCATGGGCGGGTTTTGGCTCCACAGGAGACACATCGTTTTCACAGCGAATCGGAGGAGGTGCAGGACAAACGATTTGTCCTGCACAGTCATTGCAGTCACAGCAGATTCTTTCGTATGGAATGCTCAATGCAAACTCCAAAACCGTGCGCATGCAGGTTCATCAATACACAAGCTTGAATTGCACTCATGGTTCGTTGATTATTCAACCAGGAGCGCAACTTGAAGTATGGGTGGAAGATCCCGACTGTCCGGGTTCGAGTCTTATCACTGCAAGCTACTTTCGTGATGTGCGATCCAAGTTCGGCGTGGAAACGCCTTTTGCTCTGACAACAGCAGCCCAAGATGTCGTCGCCGCGAATATCACGACGACAGAAACAAAGAATGCCCTTGTGTATGGTCAAATGGAGGCCTCTCTGCCTACCACGACAAACCGTTGTGGCAGTCAGTATGAAACTGCGTCTTCCGTCATCGGTTTTAATGGAACTTATCAAAGTGCTTCTGTCGGAGCCTGGCCGGCTTCGGGCGGTGAAACACACATCGCTCTTTATCCTGCGGCTTCGCTCAATTTGCCTGCGGGTACACACCGAATTCACTTGGCAGCGGCCGTGAATCAAAGTGTGAACTCTGGTCAAGCCAAGGCCGGATTGGATCACTCAGCAGATACGATCCTGGGAGTGATTCTTAATCCTTCGTCCGCTGTAGTCAGCGGCACGACTCAGTTAGGGCGCATTCACAAAATTATGGCTCTAGGTGACTCCATCACTCTTGGTTACGAAGACACCAGCGAAGCTACAAGGTTGGGTGCAAATGGTGGGTACAGATATTTTCTTTATCACCACCTGACCAATCGTGGTTTCAAATTCAATTTTGTAGGTAGCGGGTCAGCAGGGCCCTCAGATCTTCTTCAAAAGTCTCATGAAGGACACTCAGGATGGAAGATCAGTGACATCTTGGCTGGCGTTCAGCAATACGGCTGGGTACGCACTACTCAACCCGACGTGATCCTTCTGCATATCGGAACGAACGATTTTTTCCAGAACTACGATTTACAAAACACCCCTGGCCGCCTGAGTTCACTGTTAGATCAACTTCACGCCGATGCACCTCAAGCTAAAATTGTGGTGGCGAAGATTGTCCCGATGCCTGTCTATCAGCAGTACAACGCCTACGTTGCCGACTATAATAATTCAATTGGTCTTGTCGTCGCGCAAAAGCAAGCGCTGGGACGGGCTGTTTATGTTGTGGATATGAACAGTGCCTTGTCGAACGCGGTGAACTCGCAGGATTTCTGCGCCGATCAAGCACATCCTAATACTCAAGGATACGCCAAGATGGCCAACGTTTGGTTGGCGGCTTTGATTCAATTATTATTGTAA
- a CDS encoding helix-turn-helix domain-containing protein gives MSQTTDLRLERSEILMSRIREVCLLMGIRQKDLAQSLQLKPSQMNLYFNGKVEMRVERLLPLLEILGVDVELQLEEKIKELGGELRSFQETENKVLAKIGRLDDYKRQSLLRIIHILGSK, from the coding sequence ATGTCACAGACGACGGATCTAAGACTTGAGCGTAGTGAAATCTTAATGTCACGAATTCGTGAAGTCTGTTTGCTTATGGGTATTCGTCAGAAAGATCTTGCCCAGAGTCTGCAGCTGAAGCCAAGTCAGATGAATTTATATTTTAACGGCAAAGTAGAAATGAGAGTCGAGCGTCTGCTCCCACTGCTTGAAATTCTCGGCGTCGATGTTGAGCTCCAGCTTGAAGAAAAAATCAAAGAACTGGGAGGAGAACTTCGGTCTTTTCAGGAAACCGAAAACAAAGTGCTCGCGAAAATAGGACGCTTGGATGACTACAAAAGACAGTCTTTACTCAGAATCATTCATATTCTGGGATCAAAATAA
- a CDS encoding NUDIX hydrolase, with protein sequence MKITAPFESHDILSKEDKRLRNLLSSLLENPSPLDLQSRLSRHACVSVILKGETLDNLEIAFIQRAFNPEDRWSGQIAFPGGKREDIDKTDLDAALRETREEVGVELNRSELLGRLDDIQARKAGTLLDFYIRPFVFHVQRDFGITLDAAEVADFFWIPIKHIKDPQRQTQYEVKRESGIAQLPAVYLDREPPLWGLTYLMVLNLLERFRGVIK encoded by the coding sequence ATGAAAATTACGGCTCCTTTTGAAAGTCATGATATTCTAAGCAAAGAGGACAAACGCTTGAGAAATTTACTTTCTTCGCTTTTAGAGAATCCATCCCCCCTTGACTTGCAGTCGCGCCTATCAAGGCACGCTTGTGTTTCGGTGATTCTAAAAGGTGAAACTCTGGATAACCTAGAAATTGCTTTTATACAAAGAGCCTTTAATCCCGAAGACCGCTGGTCCGGCCAAATAGCCTTCCCTGGCGGAAAAAGAGAAGACATAGATAAAACGGACCTCGACGCCGCCCTCAGGGAAACGAGAGAAGAAGTGGGTGTTGAATTAAATCGATCCGAACTTTTAGGACGTCTAGATGATATTCAAGCCCGTAAAGCGGGAACGCTTTTGGATTTTTACATTCGTCCTTTTGTGTTTCACGTGCAACGGGATTTTGGCATCACGCTGGATGCTGCTGAGGTCGCCGATTTTTTTTGGATTCCAATAAAACATATCAAAGATCCGCAAAGACAAACTCAGTATGAAGTAAAACGCGAATCAGGCATTGCTCAACTGCCTGCTGTCTATTTGGATCGCGAGCCCCCGCTTTGGGGACTCACGTATTTGATGGTGCTGAATCTCTTAGAGAGATTTCGCGGGGTCATAAAATAG
- a CDS encoding PepSY domain-containing protein, which produces MKALFVIFVVLAGSVSFAAPECTKEAKDKWMSEAKMKEMILSQGYKIKIFKIAGNCYEIYGWDKEGKKVEIYYNPVDGSVVKENKK; this is translated from the coding sequence ATGAAGGCTCTTTTTGTTATTTTCGTTGTTTTAGCTGGGTCTGTTTCTTTCGCAGCACCGGAGTGTACAAAAGAAGCAAAAGACAAATGGATGTCAGAAGCCAAAATGAAGGAGATGATTCTTTCTCAAGGCTACAAAATAAAAATCTTTAAAATCGCTGGCAATTGTTACGAAATTTACGGCTGGGATAAAGAAGGCAAAAAAGTTGAGATCTATTATAATCCGGTTGACGGCTCTGTGGTAAAAGAAAATAAAAAATAG
- a CDS encoding cytochrome b/b6 domain-containing protein produces the protein MKDEKRIYVWDLFVRIFHWVLVLCIFLNFFVTEEGEKPHAVIGYIATAFVILRFIWGFFGSYYARFSTWLASPGTVFRYLRNFKSRRVYMSHNPIAGWMMIFLMLCVIGLGLTGFMMGTDRFFGEEWVEKLHGTIADVMMAAVFVHVLGALYESYHEKQNLVAGMIHGYKKDRTN, from the coding sequence ATGAAGGATGAAAAAAGAATCTACGTTTGGGATCTTTTTGTTCGAATATTTCATTGGGTTCTGGTCCTTTGCATTTTCTTAAATTTTTTTGTTACCGAAGAAGGTGAAAAACCTCACGCCGTTATCGGCTATATTGCCACCGCTTTTGTGATTCTTCGTTTTATCTGGGGATTTTTCGGCAGCTATTACGCACGGTTCAGCACGTGGCTCGCAAGTCCTGGTACCGTCTTTCGTTATCTTCGCAATTTTAAATCACGACGCGTGTATATGTCCCACAACCCGATTGCGGGATGGATGATGATCTTTCTTATGCTTTGTGTGATTGGTTTGGGGCTCACAGGTTTTATGATGGGAACGGATCGTTTCTTTGGTGAAGAGTGGGTTGAAAAACTTCACGGTACCATCGCTGATGTTATGATGGCTGCCGTTTTTGTTCACGTCTTAGGCGCTTTATATGAAAGCTACCACGAGAAGCAAAATCTCGTGGCAGGCATGATTCACGGTTATAAAAAAGATCGTACAAATTAA
- the trhA gene encoding PAQR family membrane homeostasis protein TrhA: MYHGERFNSITHLIGAALSVAGTSVLVTMATIHGDVWKIVGTSVYGGMLVLLYTISTLYHSLQGRAKKVLQKLDHIAIYLLIAGTYTPFTLITLRGPWGWWLFGINWSLALIGIIYELTMAHRTRIPSMIIYVLMGWLVVVAMKPLTAALPTAGVVWLALGGLLYTGGIGFFLYDEKVRHFHGIWHLFVMGGSICQYFCILFYLV, from the coding sequence ATCTATCACGGAGAACGTTTTAACAGCATTACTCATCTCATCGGCGCAGCTCTTTCTGTGGCTGGCACTTCAGTATTAGTAACGATGGCGACCATTCACGGTGACGTTTGGAAAATCGTCGGGACCAGTGTTTATGGTGGCATGCTTGTTCTACTTTATACGATCTCGACTTTGTACCACAGCCTACAAGGGCGCGCGAAAAAAGTTCTGCAAAAATTAGATCACATCGCGATTTATCTTTTGATCGCAGGCACGTACACGCCATTTACGTTAATCACACTGCGAGGACCTTGGGGCTGGTGGCTCTTTGGAATTAATTGGTCGCTGGCATTGATCGGAATTATTTATGAGCTGACCATGGCTCATCGCACACGCATTCCTTCGATGATTATTTATGTCTTGATGGGATGGCTTGTCGTCGTGGCGATGAAACCTCTAACGGCGGCGCTGCCAACAGCAGGAGTTGTTTGGCTAGCATTGGGTGGATTGTTATATACAGGAGGCATCGGTTTCTTTTTGTATGACGAAAAAGTCCGACACTTTCATGGCATTTGGCATTTGTTCGTGATGGGCGGAAGTATCTGTCAGTATTTCTGCATTCTCTTTTATCTTGTCTAA
- a CDS encoding TCR/Tet family MFS transporter has translation MKNLKAGILFIFITVTLDMIGIGLVIPSLPDIMRRFVTSEASVSEYFGYFIALYALMQFIASPLLGALSDRFGRRAILLVSLFIAGFDYILMAYAPTIEILFIGRVISGLTGANITVAMAYIADVSDDKNRSANFGMIGAAFGLGFIIGPAIGGLLGHMGPQYPFLVAAGMNLLNFLFGLFILPESLPKEMRRKVDLKKTNPLSSLKKIFQAKHILGLLVVYFFFQLAGQTHPSIWTLYTETRFGWTTAEVGISLALVGVLSAIAQGWLTRIVIPKIGERRAVVYGAFGYGVTFFLFGAATQGWMMYAILIVSSIFWVSQPALQSMITHKTPSQEQGELQGTLVSLASLAAIINPLVATKLFAVFTANPQGVYVPGAPYYFGALICVISWIIIAKQKTA, from the coding sequence ATGAAGAATTTAAAAGCTGGAATCCTTTTCATTTTTATTACAGTGACTTTGGACATGATCGGGATTGGTCTAGTTATTCCTTCCCTTCCCGATATCATGAGACGTTTTGTAACGTCAGAAGCCAGCGTGTCGGAGTACTTCGGATACTTTATTGCGCTTTATGCTTTGATGCAGTTTATTGCTTCACCGCTCTTAGGCGCTCTTTCAGACCGCTTCGGTCGACGTGCAATTTTGTTGGTTTCGCTTTTTATCGCGGGATTTGATTACATCCTGATGGCATATGCGCCGACGATTGAAATTCTTTTTATCGGTCGAGTGATCTCGGGCCTTACGGGTGCTAATATCACCGTCGCCATGGCCTACATCGCTGACGTGAGTGATGATAAAAATCGTTCAGCGAATTTTGGTATGATTGGTGCGGCGTTTGGTTTGGGATTCATCATCGGTCCTGCGATCGGCGGTTTGTTAGGACACATGGGACCGCAGTATCCATTCCTTGTTGCAGCTGGAATGAATTTGCTCAACTTCCTTTTTGGTCTTTTCATTCTTCCAGAATCTTTACCAAAAGAAATGCGTCGCAAAGTGGATTTGAAAAAAACAAATCCGCTGAGCTCATTGAAAAAGATTTTTCAAGCCAAACACATTCTGGGTCTTCTTGTTGTGTATTTCTTCTTTCAATTGGCAGGGCAAACTCATCCTTCCATTTGGACTCTTTACACAGAGACGCGCTTTGGTTGGACGACAGCAGAGGTTGGAATTTCTTTGGCTCTTGTCGGAGTTCTTTCTGCAATCGCACAAGGTTGGCTCACTCGCATTGTGATTCCAAAAATTGGTGAACGCCGTGCTGTCGTTTACGGAGCTTTCGGATATGGCGTGACGTTCTTTCTTTTCGGAGCGGCCACTCAAGGTTGGATGATGTATGCCATCTTGATTGTGTCTTCGATCTTCTGGGTGTCTCAACCGGCGCTGCAATCTATGATAACTCACAAAACTCCTTCGCAAGAGCAAGGTGAGCTGCAAGGTACGCTCGTGAGTTTGGCGTCGCTAGCTGCGATCATCAATCCTCTTGTGGCGACAAAACTGTTTGCCGTTTTTACCGCGAATCCACAGGGGGTTTACGTCCCAGGTGCTCCTTATTATTTCGGAGCCTTGATCTGCGTCATCTCGTGGATCATTATCGCGAAACAAAAGACGGCTTAA